The Anser cygnoides isolate HZ-2024a breed goose chromosome 4, Taihu_goose_T2T_genome, whole genome shotgun sequence region CCGACGCCCTCATCCTCCTCGCGGATTGGCCGTCGGCCGCGTCCCTCACGGCCCGTCTGCTCGCTGATTGGCGGCGGTCGGGCAGGCAGGAGCCAtggcggcggtggcggcccGGGGCGCGCTGCGCTCGCGCTGCccgctgctgggctgggagctgaggtGAGGGagcgccgccggggccgggcccggggggcccgggcccgggccgCGATCGTGTCCGCGCTAGGACGGCAGGGCCAGGCCGGGCTCTCCCGGGCCCCGGGCTGGGTTAAACGGGGCTGGGAAGCGTCAGCGAGCCGTGAGCCAGCGCTCCGGGGCCGGCCTGGGCTCGGTGTCGCGTGTGGGATGTGGCGGGGAGGGGAAACAGTGCCCCGGGGGCGGCCTGCTGCGGCTAAACGGTGAGCTGGGCTCGGTTCGGCAGCGGGACGGGCCGAAAACTAACGCCGCAGACCGAGAATCGTCGTGTTAGTTCGTGCTTTAACGTGAGGGTCCTGTAAGTGTTGATTTGTGAGGCGAAATGTCCCATTTATGAGGTGAAGCTCTCACTATGTCCAGAAAGTGCTAATCTCTTACAAAGCAGGCACCCGTTTAACGTtatcttcatctttctttgcCTTAGGACATCTCCCCGACTGCTCTGTGTGGCGACGCAACAGAAAAACCCCGGCCAGAACGTGGACGAGGACCAGAGCCAGAGCCACAATGAGCAGAAGGCTGAAGCCAGCCCCGCTGAAAAGATGTTAACTGAGGAGAAGGCcaagctggaggagcagctgaaggaagtCACTGTGAGTGTCCTGTGGTGGTCGGTGTGCATACCTCCCAAACTGCACGCCTAACTGTCTTGATGACAGCTTCTCAGTGCACAGTCTGCACACAGTAACGTGACTGCGGCGTAGCTGATGTAATGAAGCTGTAACTCAGTGAGTTCTTTAAACGTAAGCTTAGATACATTGCGAGACCTGAGATGCAGCCCTTCCTGGTCCAGAATGACTCTGGGCAGTTTCATTCTGATTTCTGAATGTAGTTGGACCTCCTTCAGCCTGGAGATTTGTTACTTGGTTTCACTGATTTCATTACGCTGAGATTTTTGCTCAGTGGAGAAATAATTTTTGGAAGTTCATTTAAGGGTTAGAATGCTTTTGAGGTGTGTATTTTTGTAGACTTCTGAAAACAGCTGCTGACTCTTCCAAAGGTTAGAGTTAATGATTCTTAGCTTTCGTATAATACTGTACTTATTACGTGCTTTCAAAGTGAGAGTTTCAACCCATCTCTTTTGGAGATGTCTTTAAACACAAGACTAGCATGTCGTGTTCCCTATCTGACCTAAAGCATCTTGCATTCCGTCTCGTGCATGACTTAGCAGAGAGTGAAGAATGCCCTGAGAGGTGGCAGATGTGGATTAAATAAAGGCATTGTTTTTCTGGATGAGTGCTTTATGTAAAGCGTCTTTCTAGAGCATGTGGGACTCAGGGAGGTAGCCCAGAACCTTCTGTGGAAGCAGTGCCTATACGTTGTAAGTGGACTGAGattcctttctgctgcctttaCCAAAACACTGAAGGACAAAACAGAGATGTCCTTTAATGCTTCTATTGACAGCATTTGCTATTGGCTACCTAAGAGGTCTCTTCAGTCAAGTTATTGactatttttaatctgttttgtaaTTCTTCACTTGCACGTGAAAGTTTAGCTTCCTGAGTGTGAAAGCCCAACGCAGAGTTTTGGCTTAGATCGTGGAGCACTCAACCTCAAATGCCACAGCTTATAGAATTTAGTTCTTAGTACATTTACTGCATGGACATCTTGCTAGGAACACACCTAAGCTTAACAGAGTTCGAGCTTAACAGAGGTAGGCTTTGTAGTTTGTAAGGTTTGAAAAACTTGGAGGACACTCTGTGGTACTTATGTAGAGGGAAGAGAAGGTTTGAAAGTAATGGTTGGGTTGAATCTTGTTTGCCACGGTGTCAGAATACCTTATGGCTTATGAAGGCTTTCTGTGAACACCTaccagaaaaaacagaagtcttCAATTCAGAAAGGTTCATGTATTAACACTTCATGTTGTTAAAAATTTTTCCAGCTAAGCTGTTAACAAATACTGAGTCTGGAAGTCTGTCTTACTTTCTCTCCTTCACTTCTGTCTGCACTGACGCAAAGCAAACATTTGCCTTTGTAAGAAGGATGCTGTGATAATTGCCATGTTGTCTTCAGATTGCTCTTTAGACAGAGGATTTGGGCAatgtaactgtttttttttaaaaaaaaaaaaaaaatgttttatactgaattttcagttttgaattatCGTCAACTACTCGACCGCTTGGAGTGAAATCTCTTCtgtaacttgtttttcttcttcaggacAAGTACAAGCGTGCCTTGGCAGATGCAGAAAATGTGAGGCAAAGAAGCCAGAAACTAGTAGAAGAGGCGAAGTTATATGGTCAGTGGAGGCTCTTTTTGACTATAAGACACAGGAATAACAAGATAAAGTGCAAAGCCTGAAAAATTGAGCTGACTGTCTGGCAGTTTTGACAAGTTGTACTTCCCAGTTATTCTGGATACTGGGTTTAAAAAAGATGTACTTGAGGGAAAGAGGTTTAAATGGTTCCCTGCTTTGTATCAGAATTGTAATCATCTTACTCTAGACAATGGCGAGACTGAGCAAGCTGTAGCCAACAATTTGAAATGTTCGTTACATTTGACATGATTCCTACGTGCATtgcattttagatttttctttagtAAGGTTTGCAGCCTGAAGTTTGCCTTTTTCACGTGCTTGGTCTCAAAATAGtgcaaaaaaacaaccaagagCATGGAATACTAGCtttatcttttttgttgttttgtcatTATCgttgtgtttgttttaccttttaCATTTGAACAACATCCCTGTTCTGTTGAAGGCCACAGCTGTCAAACAGAGGTAGTACACTGCTAGGAATGTACACTCACTGGTTTTGAGGCGTGCTAGAAGTGCACCTTTCTTCAAGAGTCACTGACATCTGGTAGAGCTTTTTGACATTCCAAAACAATTTCTGTTGTACAGAGTTGTGCAAAAACTCTGTAGCAGAGGAGTGCTATATCATTTAAGTGTTTGGCTGTCACTCCAACTTGAAAAATTAGTTATCCTCTTTTGCCACACTACACACAACTGTATAGTCTTATTCTGAATGCAAAAGTTCTAATTTCTGCATACAAGATCTTCAGTTAAtatgcatgtttaaaaaaaaaaatcactcagtTGCATGGTATTGTACAATTTTTATGGATGTTTGAATGCTTCATCCTGAAATTCTTTTTCAGTAAGCACCGTTTCACTAATGTGCTGTGTATTGCAGAAGGGCCTTGAGTCATATCTGAGTCCAGAGATGCTatcatagaaataaatattcaaatgcAACTTCTcatgaaaagtaaattaaagaTAATCTGCATGATTATAAGTTTCCTCATTCGTACAGGATTGCTCTTTCTGTTAGGGAAGAGAAACTCTGTTTGAGACTTGCGTAAATCCACAGAGGTGCAGTCACAGATATCTAGAGAGataattcaaacaaacaaaaaaacaacgaGAAACTTCTTGAGGAGTCTGGCTGTTAGGTTTGATCCAGATCACTGGACAACTTGTTAATACGTGCTTTAGACACTTAAGCCCTCACCATAGTTTTAGGCTAAATTTAAAGTTTTGATTCATGTGTTAATATTTTTCGAACTAATTGGATGCTTTTCGTTACAGCTCTCTAATGAGCTCAAGTCTCCAAAGAGTTGTGCGGTTGTTAAAGTGACTTTTTCCTGAGAACTAGTTGATCCCTGTAGATCTCGCAAGGTGCTTCTGtagttcattttgtttaaacCAAAGACTTGTCCTCTGGTAATGCTGCTATTCCTTCttggtaagggggggggggggggaaaaagtaaGAATTAAAAAGGCTGAGTGTGATGAAAAGAAACGACGAAGGCTACCAAAATGCAGCGTACTTTGTCATTGCCTTAACTCTACGTAGAAATGTTATTCAACGAAGTTGTTTTGATCTTTCATGGTTGCTTGAGACAGTTTACGTGAAGTGAAATTAGTCTGGATTCTTCTAGAGTGAGCCAGAGATCAGCTTCAGGACACGGGCTGCTGTTAGTTTAGGAATTACTCACTGCTTGTGAAGCTCAGCTTCTGACTCAACTGTAAAAGTGGTTTGTagtgggagggagagagacgAGCTCCTTCATTCAAGGAAGAAGCCTGTTCATCTCTTCAGAGCCCTCACCAGTCTGACTacaagctttttcttctgcaaatatCTTTAGTGCATCAGATTAAAGGGGAGGAGTGGGGCAACACAATGCTTTGGACTTCAGGTGAATCCCCCAATGGAGGAGGCAAAAGATACGTTCCTTAACATGAGGAAATGACATTAAGCCATCTGAAGGTTTTGGTAATGTCTGTTAATATTAATTAACAGTTAACTGTTAATGTCAGCTCACCAGCTTCAGCTCTTCTGAGTATTAGTTGAGACACTTTCTTATGTATAGCTAGAGGTGGGGTTTTATGGTATCTGTAATAGTGCTGTGTCATCAAGCAAAACCAGGAAGGATTTTTTAATCCCAAATGTTTACTGCGTTACACCTTCTCAGTAACCTAAAAGATTACAGGTTaatgctgtggtgtttggtttgtgtttacttgtttttgttgttggttttaatGCTTGCTTCCCTCACCAGACTAATCCTGTTCCTGCcccttctatttctttttaggGATTCAGAGCTTCTGTAAGGACTTACTAGAAGTTGCAGACATTTTGGAGAAAGCAACAGAAAGTGTtccaaaggaagaaattaaGGATGAAAATCCTCACCTGAAGAGCTTGTATGAGGGTCTTGTCATGACAGAAGTACAGATTCAGAAAGTGTTCAAAAAACATGGCCTGCTCAGACTGAATCCTGTCGGAGCCAAGTTCGATCCCTACGAACACGAAGCGTTGTTCCACGCTCCcatggaggggaaggagccgggCACTATCGCATTAGTATCCAAGATTGGCTATAAGCTGCACGGGCGTACGCTGCGGCCTGCCTTGGTGGGTGTTGTGAAAGACGCTTAGCTGCTTAATCAGAGAATCTAAAATGCCATACAATTATTAAACAGCTGGATGGTTTTTCTCTTACATCATGCTTTCCTTATTCCCCTGTCCCACAGGAGGTTTCAGTGAATCCGTTGAGGTCTCCCAGtcaaaatgaagcaaacaaTGAGTTTCTGTTGCTTAGTGGCCTTCAACATTGGTGTTCTTTAAGCTCTCTTCTTTGAGTAATACTTAACTACAACCATGGCTACTGACGGTGCATTACATTGAAAGGAAGTAAACGCTCACAAGAACTTTGCAATCTCACGTTTATCACAGCGTAGATTGAAAGTCCACACAGTGGTTCAAAcagttccttttgttttttagaaCCTAACGTTGCAGAAGCGGGTGAGGTAGTACAGATGGCCAGTTCTCTGCAAGTATCGATCAGCTTTGCATGCTGATgtgtatgttcttttttttttatatagtatGCCTATTCAGAAATACTCTCAACATCTGAAACTGAAACCTTTGTGACTTCTGACCTGTAAATAAAAGGCAGTGGAGAGCAGACGTGCTTTGTAACTGTTCAGCCCTATTAGTTCTCCAGTAAAGTCGACTCACGAAAACCATCTAATACTTGTATGGCATTGACGAACCAATAGAACTTATCCTATCTctggatttttaatttaatattgtATAAATTGGTTTAAACAATTTTGATAGTCTTGTAACTTCCAAGCTCTACAATCAGTTTGTTATGCAAACTGTAGGTAAAACCCTGCTGAAAGTCAGAATACCTAAAGAAGTGAGTAGCTGGGAGTTCAGTACCTACTATATTTTAGAATTACATAAATAATTGCATGTAAGTGGCtcaaacaaaaatgtgaacTGTTTCATCTCCgtttctttcatttattcatcCTGGGTCTTAGGCTGCAACAGAGCTTTGCCCGCATGCAGCTCTTGTCATGTTTAGCTCTACCTGCTGCTCCCAGTTGCGCAGAATCAGGCTAAAATACGGTACAGCGATTAACAGAGTGCTTTGTTCTGCACTGGCCTGGTCACCTGGATAGGAGTGGATGGGACTTGGCAAATTACACAGCTCACAAAGTGTCTGTCCTCTTACATCCTCAAAGCCCACGTGTTTAACACACAAGACAGAAACATCGAAGGTATGCATCTTATTTAGGACCTGGTGAACTAACAGGAAGTACTTCCGAATTTTTCACCCTCCCTTCTGGTTGTCTTGGGTTAAGCAGCTTCTTACCTTAAGGCTCaagtatttttttatctttgaaaatTCAGATGCAGCATTGCTAACAGTTTACTAAACATTAGAACTACTCATAGTGAGCAGTGATTATTTAAGATTTTTACCAATGCTGGTTTGCCCCATGAGAACCAGACAGGTAACTAGGAACAGCCAAAGTGCATACAGCTGTTTGGGGGTTAATCATGCTTTGAGATTCATTTAAGTCTTCCTCAACTCTAACAAAATCAATGCTTTGGCTGGATAGAGGAGGGAGAGTAATTTTTGGTGACTGTGTGAAGGCAACTTGACTGTTAATTTCTTAAGCTAATCAATTACGGAGATGAAAAGGCAAAGATTGAGCgtaaaactacagaaaaaaagggaTTCCATACAGCTGAGGTGAATTTGGTTGTAACTTCCTCCCATCTTAGTTAGCTCATGCTGTGGCTGTATCAAGTAGGatgaagtggttttttttgttgttgttgttgcactTTGGGTTGGAACCTTTGTTCAGCCGTGATATGCCCTTAAGGGACCAGTGTCAACTTATGTaccttttttaaagcaaacaaaaaaaaaaacttagctAAACTAAATTTAACTTTATTAGCGTAGAAGATTTTTCCAGCAGGACAGCTAAGGCAGAGGGCCAGGTTCTTCCACAGCAGATCGAGATTTTGTCAGTGAGCTCCAGCTCCTCACAGTGTCTTTTTTGACTACATTACTTCATTTAAGGTACGGTTAAACACAACTTGCCGTTAAACGCTCAGCACAAGACTCAAACTCGTATCTTTAGTAGCAGCTGAGttgatttgtttctttccctcagCCTGTGCCTTCAGAGAGGCTGTCAGTACAGAGAGCCTTTAGGAGGAGCTCAAACCACCACTGTACAGCAGAGCGTACAGGTCAGAAGCACTGAAGAGACCAAAGCCCAGGTGGTTCTGAAGCTTAAGCATAAGAGAGAGCAGTTGACAAAGCTGCCAGTGCCGCTGCCTCTGGCTTAACTGATTGGTCAAGATCATTCCTCCGCCCACCACCACTTAGCTAAAAACCATCTCTATTTACTACTGGCACGATTTTAGCGATTTTCATCACTCTAATACAAGCTACGTTGCCATGAAATCAATATGGAAAGGAACTTTTAATACAAGTTTATTTACCAATATACAATGCAAAAACCTAGTAAAACACTGAGTGCGCACAACATCAGTTAGGTTTTACATGATTTCAGCACAGGCATTTGTGTGCCTGGCACAGCGACACCAGTACACCACTCAAATGAGTGCAACATTCCCTTTAAGGAAGCAGCTGATGAACTTAAAGTGCTCACCAGGTGCCTTCCTTCACAGTATTTTAATTCATCATCGCTTAAGAGCAACCGGGGCACatgcaaaaaacattttgcaagaaAGAATAGGAAACCAAAAGGCGAAGGAAGTCAGTTACAGTCGCAAAGAAATTTGATGCAGCCACCACACAAGAGAATAATGGCAGAGTGCTTAAGTTGTGTGATTAACGAGGCCGTTTGTGGTCAAAGACTTGTGCAAACCACTTGTGGTGTTCTTACTGCTTGCTGGGACCGGGCAGGAGGTCTGCATCCagagcactgccctgcaagcccTCTGGGCTGGGTCGCACACAGAGAACAGAGGTTACTGCTCCTTCGTTACACAGTGAGCAAGCAGTACTGTAAAGCATCACCGGACTGATGGAATTAAGTGAACAGCATCAAAATGGATTATTGCTGCCTCGACCAGTAGCAGAAGATCAGCATTTTGAACAGCTGATGGACTGTCACTTTTTCATAGGCTTACATCAATGCTGTTAGGACAGATACTATCATTAGGAATATTTTTAGTCAAGAAATAGTCAGGAGGTAAGCATATCAAACACCTTTTCATTAGCAACATGAAGCCTGGAGTATTTGTACGCTACAGGAAACGCTGCCTGATAAACACAAGATACAAGCTGAAGAGCGTTTGCCATGGTTGTTCTCAGCCCCTTCACCAcacaagagaagcagcagaactCGAGTAAATTGCTGGATTAAGATAACTGCATCtcaactgaagaaaacaaaacagcagctcaTAACAAAGGAATGCTTAGGCTAAATCGGTTCCACGTGAAAATATGGAACAGCAGCATCCTCTAGTGCAagtcacttttaaaattaaaagcacagCTGACACTGAGACATTGCTTCTAGGGAAGCCCTTTCCAAGGGAGCAGCATTTGCTAAAGCAAACATTTACCACCTTGAATTTGCTTGcaagtataaaataaatattgatatCCATAtttcatacattaaaaatattttattttacattcattttgaTGTTCAATAAGTTACGTCTAGCaccaaagaaacattttggagGGGCTGAGGAATTAAGCAAAGTGTAAGCACAGAATTAATTTCTACAGCATTTAAATGACTCATTGGTGcctaggttttttgttttttaagttattgTTCAGACGGGCATTAGGCTATTGCTTCAGTTAGACTTAGGTGTGCCGAAGCACTGtggaaatataaaaattatatttgagggaaaaaaaatcagaagaccCACAATTATTTTAAGCTCCCAGCTACACACAGAGCTGAGGCTCCCGACCACCACCAGTGTTACGGCAGCTAGGAAACGGGGTACGGGAAGAACCACATTGCATAGCCACAATCCCAGAAAGAAAGGCTGAGCTGCCTTTCCAGGGGAGTAGGCCAGAGGAAATCTTGGTTTATACCTTCTGAACTTGGCTTGTGTGCCCCGTGTACGTGCGTGTCGGGTGGAAGGGGTTGGTGTTGGTGAAGCTGCTCGGCGCGCACAGACAGCTACAGGTCTGCCTCAGGGACCCGACGGCACGCCGCTCACAGGCGAGCCACACAACGCCTTATGGCAGGGAGGACAAAGCCCTTCCCTTTTCCAAGGGACAGACTGTCACAAgctcaaaagaaaaaggcactAGAGTTTGGTTTCGTTTGTCTCCTTAGAAATGCTGGCTTTGTATCTGTACCCTCTTTAGTCTAAACTGCCTGCTAACACTGCTTTGATAATGCTGGCTCTGCTAACTGAAGGCCCGTTCTGGTCAGGGTGCCTCTGGCACGGTGCAGACTTAATACTGGTTCTAAGGTTTCACGGTAGCCTCACTGACTGCAGCCCACAGTATCCACACAA contains the following coding sequences:
- the GRPEL1 gene encoding grpE protein homolog 1, mitochondrial, whose protein sequence is MAAVAARGALRSRCPLLGWELRTSPRLLCVATQQKNPGQNVDEDQSQSHNEQKAEASPAEKMLTEEKAKLEEQLKEVTDKYKRALADAENVRQRSQKLVEEAKLYGIQSFCKDLLEVADILEKATESVPKEEIKDENPHLKSLYEGLVMTEVQIQKVFKKHGLLRLNPVGAKFDPYEHEALFHAPMEGKEPGTIALVSKIGYKLHGRTLRPALVGVVKDA